A single Actinomadura algeriensis DNA region contains:
- the disA gene encoding DNA integrity scanning diadenylate cyclase DisA codes for MPAHDKSHDERRRATLAAVAPGTQIRDGLERILRGHTGALIVLGYDDLVAELCSGGFELDVEFSATRLRELAKMDGAIVLDGDNDRIVRAAVHLVPDSTIPTEESGTRHRTAERVARQTRHPVISVSQSMHIIALYLDGIRYVLEDSAAILSKANQALATLERYKLRLDEVSGTLSALEIEDLVTVRDVSAVVQRLEMVRRIADEIEGYVVELGTDGRLLSLQLDELVSGVDVDRELIVRDYPSDDARARGVDAILAALDVLSANELLDLSTVAEVMGFAGPDALDLPVSPKGFRLLAKVPRLPSMVVERLVEHFGGLQKLLAAGIDDLQAVGGVGESRARSVREGLSRLAESSILERYV; via the coding sequence GTGCCAGCACACGACAAGTCCCATGACGAACGACGCCGCGCCACGCTCGCCGCGGTGGCTCCGGGCACCCAGATCAGGGACGGTCTGGAGCGCATCCTGCGGGGCCACACCGGCGCGCTGATCGTGCTCGGCTACGACGATCTCGTCGCCGAACTGTGCTCGGGCGGCTTCGAGCTCGACGTGGAGTTCTCCGCGACGCGGCTGCGCGAGCTGGCGAAGATGGACGGCGCGATCGTCCTGGACGGCGACAACGACCGGATCGTGCGGGCCGCCGTCCACCTCGTGCCGGACTCCACCATCCCCACCGAGGAGTCGGGCACCCGGCACCGCACCGCCGAGCGCGTCGCCCGCCAGACCCGGCACCCGGTGATCTCCGTCAGCCAGTCGATGCACATCATCGCGCTGTACCTCGACGGGATCCGGTACGTCCTCGAAGACTCCGCGGCCATCCTGTCGAAGGCCAACCAGGCCCTCGCGACGCTCGAACGGTACAAGCTGCGGCTGGACGAGGTGTCCGGGACGCTGTCCGCGCTCGAGATCGAGGACCTCGTCACCGTCCGGGACGTCAGCGCCGTCGTGCAGCGCCTCGAGATGGTGCGCCGCATCGCCGACGAGATCGAGGGCTACGTCGTCGAGCTGGGCACGGACGGGCGGCTGCTGTCCCTGCAGCTGGACGAGCTGGTGTCGGGCGTCGACGTCGACCGGGAGCTGATCGTCCGCGACTACCCGTCCGACGACGCCCGGGCCCGCGGGGTCGACGCGATCCTCGCCGCCCTCGACGTCCTGTCGGCCAACGAGCTGCTCGACCTGTCGACCGTCGCCGAGGTGATGGGCTTCGCCGGGCCCGACGCCCTCGACCTGCCGGTCAGCCCGAAGGGGTTCCGGCTGCTGGCGAAGGTGCCGCGGCTGCCGAGCATGGTCGTCGAGCGGCTCGTCGAGCACTTCGGGGGCCTGCAGAAGCTGCTCGCCGCCGGCATCGACGACCTGCAGGCCGTCGGCGGGGTCGGCGAGTCGCGGGCCCGCAGCGTCCGGGAGGGCCTGTCGAGGCTCGCCGAGTCGTCGATCCTCGAACGGTACGTCTGA
- a CDS encoding cyclic nucleotide-binding domain-containing protein, which translates to MDEHLRDHAFDATPASCAGRRRGPVRHRPRTTARPAPGAPAASGGPAPAADPGPAARRGFWGSLTPAQQAGFLAAAPPVRYSLGDVLWREGDVADHVMVIRSGTVLISVRRDGREWPLAIRGPGDIIGERASLRLGRRSATIVALEEVHAVFVTTREFADYLTRHPQVLDVLENELYGRLTEPSGIEVREPETGSVSACAGHVCVHGPAMPPHAPPADLYSRPPCCSPAHATPHAVLHQHAPRPQAVLGPAGAPHWTGQNCTIMFTDIAGYSGAHRDDGDRLDMKRGMYESLHEAFAMSNVPWAACHSEDRGDGALIVVPPTVPTTSLVDPLLTWLAARLRRHNRRSGEAVRFQLRLALHVGPVTFDGHGVSGWPLIQASRLLDAAPFKDRLAVTGADLGVIASDFVYESYIAHSPGYVDGSVYEPLTCKVKETEVSGWMHLLGDPPLRAVT; encoded by the coding sequence ATGGACGAGCACCTGCGCGACCACGCCTTCGACGCGACGCCCGCGTCCTGCGCCGGACGGCGCCGCGGCCCCGTCCGGCATCGGCCACGGACCACCGCCCGGCCCGCGCCCGGCGCACCGGCGGCCTCCGGCGGGCCGGCGCCCGCCGCGGACCCCGGCCCGGCGGCCCGGCGCGGCTTCTGGGGCTCCCTGACCCCCGCCCAGCAGGCCGGGTTCCTCGCGGCGGCCCCGCCCGTCCGCTACTCGCTCGGCGACGTGCTCTGGCGCGAAGGGGATGTCGCCGACCACGTCATGGTGATCCGGTCCGGCACGGTCCTGATCAGCGTCCGGCGGGACGGGCGCGAATGGCCCCTCGCCATCCGTGGCCCCGGCGACATCATCGGCGAACGCGCGTCCCTGCGGCTGGGGCGCCGCTCCGCGACGATCGTCGCCCTCGAGGAAGTCCACGCCGTCTTCGTGACGACGCGCGAGTTCGCCGACTACCTGACCCGGCACCCGCAGGTCCTGGACGTCCTGGAGAACGAACTGTACGGGCGGCTCACCGAGCCGTCGGGGATCGAGGTCCGGGAACCGGAAACCGGATCCGTCTCGGCCTGCGCGGGCCATGTGTGCGTCCACGGCCCCGCCATGCCGCCCCATGCACCACCGGCCGACCTTTACTCGCGGCCACCGTGCTGTAGTCCCGCCCACGCCACACCGCACGCCGTCCTGCACCAGCACGCGCCCCGCCCACAGGCCGTCCTGGGGCCGGCCGGAGCTCCGCACTGGACCGGGCAGAACTGCACCATCATGTTCACCGACATCGCGGGCTACAGCGGAGCGCACCGCGACGACGGCGACCGGCTCGACATGAAGCGCGGCATGTACGAGTCGCTGCACGAGGCGTTCGCCATGTCGAACGTGCCATGGGCCGCCTGCCACAGCGAGGACCGCGGCGACGGCGCGCTGATCGTCGTCCCGCCCACCGTGCCGACGACGTCGCTCGTCGACCCGCTGCTCACCTGGCTCGCGGCGCGGCTGCGGCGGCACAACCGCCGCTCCGGCGAGGCCGTCCGCTTCCAGCTCAGGCTCGCGCTGCACGTCGGGCCGGTGACGTTCGACGGCCACGGCGTGTCCGGCTGGCCGCTCATCCAGGCGTCCCGGCTGCTGGACGCCGCGCCGTTCAAGGACCGGCTGGCGGTCACCGGCGCCGACCTCGGGGTCATCGCGTCCGACTTCGTGTACGAGTCGTACATCGCCCACAGCCCCGGCTACGTGGACGGCTCCGTCTACGAGCCCCTGACCTGCAAGGTGAAGGAAACGGAGGTCAGCGGCTGGATGCACCTGCTCGGTGATCCGCCGCTCCGCGCCGTCACCTGA
- a CDS encoding HhH-GPD family protein, whose product MSRYTDAIIAWYDANARDLPWRADDATPWGVLVSEIMLQQTPVARVLPVWHAWLERWPTPAALAAEPSGEAVRAWGRLGYPRRALRLHESARAIVDRHGGEVPSSHADLLALPGIGSYTAAAVASFAFGQRHAVLDTNVRRVLSRLVSGEEYPPKAPTKAETRLAESLVPAAAPTAARWAVAVMELGALVCTARSPRCADCPVLDGCRWHRDGRPAHTGPPRRAQTYAGTDRQCRGRLLAVLRDADGPVGKPALDVVWSDAVQRERALDALVADGLVDPLDDGRYALPGG is encoded by the coding sequence ATGTCCCGATACACCGACGCCATCATCGCCTGGTACGACGCCAACGCCCGCGACCTGCCGTGGCGCGCCGACGACGCGACGCCGTGGGGCGTGCTGGTCAGCGAGATCATGCTCCAGCAGACGCCCGTCGCCCGCGTGCTGCCCGTCTGGCACGCCTGGCTGGAGCGCTGGCCGACGCCCGCCGCGCTCGCCGCCGAACCGTCCGGCGAGGCCGTCCGCGCCTGGGGCCGGCTCGGCTATCCGCGCCGCGCCCTGCGGCTGCACGAGAGCGCCCGCGCGATCGTCGACCGGCACGGCGGCGAGGTCCCCTCCTCGCACGCCGACCTGCTCGCCCTCCCCGGCATCGGCTCCTACACGGCCGCCGCCGTCGCCAGTTTCGCGTTCGGGCAGCGGCACGCCGTCCTGGACACCAACGTCCGCCGCGTCCTGTCCCGGCTGGTGTCGGGCGAGGAGTACCCGCCGAAGGCGCCGACGAAGGCGGAGACGCGGCTCGCCGAATCCCTGGTCCCGGCCGCCGCGCCGACCGCCGCGCGCTGGGCCGTCGCCGTCATGGAACTCGGCGCGCTCGTCTGCACCGCCCGCTCCCCCCGCTGCGCCGACTGCCCCGTCCTGGACGGCTGCCGCTGGCACCGCGACGGCCGTCCCGCCCACACCGGCCCGCCCCGCCGCGCCCAGACCTACGCGGGCACCGACCGCCAGTGCCGCGGCCGCCTCCTCGCCGTGCTGCGCGACGCCGACGGCCCCGTCGGCAAGCCCGCGCTGGACGTCGTCTGGTCCGACGCCGTCCAGCGCGAACGGGCCCTCGACGCCCTCGTCGCGGACGGCCTCGTCGACCCCCTCGACGACGGACGCTACGCCCTCCCGGGGGGATAA
- the add gene encoding adenosine deaminase, which yields MRDLLTLPKAHLHVHLESTVRWDTLREIGAANGVPVPDHVGTFGGFDAFFAQNDLVRACLRRPDDFRRIAYEFCADEAAQGTRYAEPSFTAAAHGERLGDLGMPLAAVLEGLDAGRAAFGVECRLLLDHSRRRSVDRAWRTLDLARRHDGVAAIGLAGDESHPGDPFTDVFAAARDAGLHVVHHAGEGEGPASIRQALGPGRTERLGHGIRVLDDPDLVAEVRERRVPLEVCPSSNVALGFVPSLADHPLPRLRDAGLLVTLNTDVPALIGTPLAAEYAHVRDAFGYDDRTLADLARTGVDASFAPPATKARLRAEINAWLTA from the coding sequence GTGCGCGATCTGCTGACCCTGCCGAAGGCCCACCTGCATGTTCACCTGGAGAGCACCGTCCGGTGGGACACCCTCCGGGAGATCGGCGCCGCCAACGGCGTGCCGGTCCCCGACCATGTCGGGACGTTCGGCGGGTTCGACGCGTTCTTCGCGCAGAACGACCTCGTCCGCGCGTGCCTGCGCCGTCCGGACGACTTCCGCCGCATCGCCTACGAGTTCTGCGCGGACGAGGCCGCCCAGGGCACCCGGTACGCCGAACCGTCGTTCACCGCCGCCGCGCACGGCGAGCGCCTCGGCGACCTCGGCATGCCGCTCGCGGCCGTCCTCGAGGGCCTCGACGCGGGACGCGCGGCGTTCGGCGTCGAGTGCCGCCTCCTGCTCGACCACTCGCGCCGCCGGAGCGTCGACCGCGCCTGGCGCACCCTCGACCTGGCCCGCCGCCACGACGGCGTCGCCGCGATCGGCCTCGCGGGCGACGAGTCGCACCCCGGCGACCCGTTCACCGACGTCTTCGCCGCCGCCCGCGACGCCGGTCTGCACGTCGTCCACCACGCGGGCGAGGGCGAGGGCCCCGCGAGCATCCGGCAGGCGCTCGGCCCCGGACGCACCGAACGGCTCGGCCACGGCATCCGCGTCCTCGACGACCCCGATCTCGTCGCCGAGGTCCGCGAACGGCGGGTGCCGCTGGAGGTGTGCCCGTCGTCGAACGTCGCGCTCGGCTTCGTCCCGTCCCTCGCCGACCACCCGCTGCCCCGGCTGCGCGACGCGGGTCTCCTGGTCACCCTCAACACCGACGTTCCCGCACTGATCGGGACACCTCTGGCGGCCGAGTACGCCCACGTCCGCGACGCCTTCGGCTACGACGACCGCACCCTCGCCGACCTGGCCCGGACCGGCGTCGACGCGTCCTTCGCCCCGCCCGCGACGAAGGCCCGCCTCCGCGCGGAGATCAACGCATGGCTGACCGCCTGA
- a CDS encoding sensor histidine kinase, protein MTVIAGTVTTLICAVVTTLIIIGVHNQAVDYRREQASAAGLQLVFLAQRGEVPAELHSPQSLTLQVLNHRGDVVAGTPRVLHGPRIATFVPDRTNVYAIRELCPPAGLDHCKEVVAFRVYRPEGDWIVYTAAMATPWYVTTSLVTVLLSLSILTILLACLRTWATVDRTLVPVSHIRSELTEITARKSGRRVTVPENRDELRWLAESVNATLDRLDAALERQRSFTSDASHDLRSPITAARAQLEEALMYPEEVDWPQTGRTVLQNLDRLQAIVTDLLELARLDAAAWRGDEIVDLGAMVTIELARSERCKRIVPHILDDVTVCGDRLRLVRLFTNLLDNAERHADARIDVSVLRDGGDACLEVLDDGAGIAEQDREKVFERFARLPAGKQRDAGGTGLGLPIAREIARAHDGDLTIEDSDRGARFVLRIPSVKRNESP, encoded by the coding sequence ATGACCGTGATTGCCGGGACGGTCACCACCCTCATCTGCGCGGTCGTCACGACGCTGATCATCATCGGGGTGCACAACCAGGCCGTGGACTACCGGCGCGAGCAGGCGAGCGCGGCGGGGCTGCAGCTGGTCTTCCTCGCCCAGCGGGGCGAGGTCCCGGCCGAGCTGCACTCCCCGCAGTCGCTGACCTTGCAGGTGCTGAACCATCGCGGGGACGTCGTCGCGGGCACGCCGCGGGTGCTGCACGGGCCGCGGATCGCCACGTTCGTCCCGGATCGGACGAACGTCTACGCCATCCGGGAGCTGTGCCCGCCGGCCGGGCTCGACCACTGCAAGGAGGTGGTGGCGTTCCGCGTGTACCGGCCCGAGGGCGACTGGATCGTCTACACGGCGGCCATGGCGACGCCCTGGTACGTCACCACCAGCCTCGTGACCGTCCTGCTGAGCCTGTCGATCCTGACGATCCTGCTGGCGTGCCTGCGGACGTGGGCGACCGTCGACCGGACGCTCGTCCCGGTGAGCCACATCCGCTCCGAGCTGACCGAGATCACCGCGCGGAAGTCCGGCCGGCGGGTCACGGTGCCGGAGAACCGGGACGAGCTGCGCTGGCTCGCCGAGTCGGTGAACGCGACCCTCGACCGGCTGGACGCCGCGCTGGAGCGGCAGCGGAGCTTCACCTCCGACGCGTCCCACGACCTGCGCAGCCCCATCACGGCGGCGCGCGCGCAGCTGGAGGAGGCGCTCATGTACCCGGAGGAGGTGGACTGGCCCCAGACCGGACGGACGGTCCTGCAGAACCTCGACCGGCTGCAGGCGATCGTCACCGACCTGCTGGAGCTCGCTCGCCTGGACGCCGCCGCGTGGCGGGGCGACGAGATCGTCGACCTGGGGGCGATGGTCACGATCGAGCTGGCCCGGTCGGAACGGTGCAAGCGGATCGTCCCGCACATCCTGGACGACGTCACGGTGTGCGGCGATCGGCTCCGCCTGGTCCGGCTTTTCACCAATCTGCTCGACAACGCCGAACGGCACGCCGACGCGCGCATCGACGTGAGCGTCCTGCGGGACGGCGGGGACGCCTGCCTGGAGGTGCTCGACGACGGTGCGGGCATCGCCGAGCAGGACCGGGAGAAGGTCTTCGAGCGGTTCGCCCGGCTCCCGGCCGGAAAGCAGCGGGACGCGGGCGGCACCGGGCTCGGGCTCCCGATCGCCCGCGAGATCGCGCGGGCGCACGACGGCGACCTGACGATCGAGGACAGCGACCGTGGCGCGCGGTTCGTCCTGCGCATCCCGTCCGTGAAACGGAACGAATCACCCTGA
- a CDS encoding LysR family transcriptional regulator — MELRQLEYFVAVTEEAGFTRAAARLHVAQPGVSAQIRQLERELGQPLFDRSGRTVRLTAAGELVLPHARAALAAVHGARRSVDELTGLLRGHVTIGTFEWVTVLDLPGMLTDFHRDHPNVEITVTQHDSATLAGEIRAGRIDLAFLSIGDEPPEGLATETVFEQDLVAVTAPDHPLAARTTITLRGLAEHALISLPEGTGLRALLDRACAAAGLRPRVAFEAGEPTVLAELAARGLGVAVVPASAAAVAGDLHVLPIVRPRLRGRIVLAWRAEGPRSPAARALTARARELAASVRTPGEASGHSPD, encoded by the coding sequence ATGGAACTGCGCCAGCTCGAGTACTTCGTCGCGGTGACCGAGGAGGCCGGTTTCACCCGGGCCGCGGCCCGGCTGCACGTCGCCCAGCCCGGCGTCAGCGCCCAGATCCGGCAGCTCGAACGCGAGCTGGGGCAGCCGCTGTTCGACCGCTCCGGCCGCACGGTCCGGCTCACCGCGGCCGGCGAACTCGTGCTGCCGCACGCGCGGGCCGCGCTCGCCGCCGTCCACGGGGCGCGCCGCTCGGTGGACGAGCTGACGGGCCTGCTGCGCGGCCACGTCACGATCGGGACGTTCGAGTGGGTCACGGTCCTCGACCTGCCGGGCATGCTCACCGATTTCCATCGCGACCACCCGAACGTGGAGATCACGGTCACCCAGCACGATTCCGCCACGCTCGCCGGGGAGATCCGCGCCGGACGCATCGACCTCGCGTTCCTCAGCATCGGCGACGAACCACCCGAAGGGCTCGCGACCGAGACCGTCTTCGAACAGGACCTCGTCGCCGTCACCGCCCCCGACCACCCGCTCGCCGCACGCACCACGATCACTCTGCGCGGCCTCGCCGAGCACGCCCTCATCAGCCTGCCGGAGGGGACGGGCCTGCGCGCTCTCCTCGACCGCGCGTGCGCGGCCGCCGGGCTCCGGCCCCGCGTGGCGTTCGAGGCCGGGGAACCGACCGTCCTCGCCGAACTCGCCGCGCGCGGCCTCGGCGTCGCCGTCGTCCCCGCGTCGGCGGCCGCCGTGGCCGGTGACCTGCACGTCCTGCCGATCGTCCGGCCCCGGCTGCGCGGACGCATCGTGCTCGCGTGGCGCGCCGAAGGCCCGCGCAGTCCCGCCGCGCGAGCCCTGACGGCCCGCGCGCGCGAACTGGCGGCGTCCGTGCGGACGCCCGGCGAGGCGTCCGGGCACTCGCCGGACTGA
- a CDS encoding helix-turn-helix domain-containing protein, with the protein MTSDQGPIVQSALLRTELVRLRKEKGVTQEQVARRLEWSPSKLIRIEGGKNAITRTDLQALLAVYDVTSESRQERLQELARGAREPAWWNAYKGELEEVFLSFVGYSAGASYIRHCHGTLVPGLLQTEEYAQVLDTRRVSAQAKAFGVKLRLQRQEALAARDNPPRQQYILDEAVIRRHVGIKTDPGIMPAQLRRIADRVEEDESLSVRIIPFKAGAHLGLSGPFVLLEFDGELNDVLYLEGRVGASALVTGDDDKVTDYRDNFETLLEEALTADESVALIRQAAEDLMA; encoded by the coding sequence ATGACCAGTGATCAGGGACCGATCGTCCAGAGCGCGCTGCTGCGCACCGAGCTCGTCCGCCTCCGTAAAGAGAAGGGGGTGACCCAGGAACAGGTGGCGCGGCGGCTGGAATGGTCCCCGTCGAAGCTCATCCGGATCGAGGGCGGCAAGAACGCCATCACCCGCACCGACCTGCAGGCGTTGCTCGCGGTGTACGACGTGACCTCCGAGAGCCGCCAGGAACGTTTGCAGGAACTGGCGCGCGGGGCGCGCGAGCCGGCTTGGTGGAACGCGTACAAGGGCGAGCTGGAGGAGGTTTTCCTCTCGTTCGTCGGCTACAGCGCCGGTGCGTCCTATATCCGGCACTGTCACGGCACGCTCGTCCCGGGACTGCTCCAGACCGAGGAGTACGCCCAGGTGCTCGACACCCGCCGGGTGTCCGCGCAGGCGAAGGCTTTCGGCGTCAAGCTGCGGCTGCAACGGCAGGAGGCGCTCGCCGCGCGGGACAACCCCCCGCGCCAGCAGTACATCCTCGACGAGGCCGTGATACGCCGTCACGTGGGCATCAAGACCGACCCCGGGATCATGCCCGCGCAGCTTCGCCGCATCGCCGACCGGGTGGAGGAGGACGAATCGCTGTCCGTCCGCATCATCCCCTTCAAGGCCGGGGCGCACCTCGGCCTCAGCGGCCCGTTCGTGCTGCTGGAATTCGACGGCGAGCTCAACGACGTCCTGTATCTGGAGGGCCGTGTCGGCGCCAGCGCGTTGGTCACCGGTGACGACGACAAGGTCACCGACTATCGGGACAACTTCGAGACCCTTCTGGAAGAGGCCCTCACCGCCGACGAATCGGTCGCGCTGATCCGGCAGGCGGCCGAGGACTTGATGGCCTGA
- a CDS encoding glycerophosphodiester phosphodiesterase produces the protein MEDAPGVVGVAHRGASEYAPENTLAAFRAAARMGADMFEIDVQETKDHKLVLLHDSTLARTTNVEKVFPKRKPWKVSEFTLAEVKRLDAGSWFGKRYSKEKVPTLRQVMREMRGSGLGMLVELKDPADDPGIEKRVAAALRDDAYWTRPDPAERRLVVQSFDWKSVRRFHALMPDVPTALIGKPKASKLSGHAKYADQINPNHRDLTASYVKKVHAAGMDVLTWTVDDAKSMRKALGLGVDGVITNRPDVFRKVVKAKAGRAAAA, from the coding sequence GTGGAGGACGCCCCAGGGGTCGTGGGGGTCGCGCACCGTGGCGCGTCCGAGTACGCGCCGGAGAACACGCTGGCAGCGTTCCGGGCGGCCGCGCGGATGGGCGCGGACATGTTCGAGATCGATGTGCAGGAGACCAAGGACCACAAGCTCGTTCTGCTGCACGACTCCACGCTCGCGCGGACGACGAACGTGGAGAAGGTGTTCCCCAAGCGGAAGCCTTGGAAGGTCTCCGAGTTCACCTTGGCCGAGGTGAAGCGCCTGGACGCCGGATCGTGGTTCGGTAAGCGCTACTCGAAGGAGAAGGTGCCGACGCTGCGGCAAGTGATGCGGGAGATGCGCGGCAGCGGCCTCGGGATGCTGGTGGAGCTCAAGGACCCGGCGGACGATCCGGGGATCGAGAAGCGCGTCGCGGCGGCGCTGCGGGACGACGCGTACTGGACGCGCCCGGACCCGGCCGAGCGGCGGCTGGTCGTCCAGTCGTTCGACTGGAAGTCCGTGCGGCGCTTCCACGCGCTCATGCCGGACGTGCCGACCGCGCTGATCGGGAAGCCGAAGGCGTCGAAACTGTCCGGCCATGCCAAGTACGCGGATCAGATCAACCCGAACCATCGCGACCTGACCGCGTCGTACGTCAAGAAGGTGCACGCCGCCGGAATGGACGTGCTGACCTGGACGGTCGACGACGCGAAGAGCATGCGGAAGGCGCTCGGGCTCGGCGTCGACGGTGTGATCACCAACCGGCCGGACGTGTTCCGGAAGGTTGTGAAGGCGAAGGCGGGGCGGGCCGCGGCCGCCTGA
- a CDS encoding alpha/beta hydrolase, producing MLRRNGRTAWTAAAAAGFAIAGVGVGLGGPAASAAAARTAPAPPGITWTACGDDGKAQCGTLTLPVDWDDPDGSTFELAVARRTALDPGARIGTLVFGPGGPGDSGVHRVRDGFGRFSEDVQRRFDIVSFDPRGVGASAPITCSAEIATARPSPIMTGRADFEATLAYNERAREDCIEHSGAIYNNADTLSTVKDVDAIRKALGESQLTFHGSSYGTLLGEQYAETYPGRVRAMVLESVVDHSRRNVRSFLTSQASTAQDSFDEFVEWCDRTADCALHGRDVRGIWQGLRERARQGDLPGLPEAGLVHVAFRALYGPDYRELAETIASLDAGEEPPANRGAGGPTVKDPFTGVFCSDWGLPVRDHRHWERLMRRVEKVAPDMSYTRPVQAVAACLGSPQPVANPQHRLRVRDLRTPILLSNAVHDPASGYDWATNVARQLGRDGVLLTYEGAGHGTYTRSDCVQETIDRYLIDLEVPERGTSCPAVPAT from the coding sequence ATGCTGCGCAGAAACGGGCGGACGGCCTGGACCGCCGCTGCCGCCGCGGGTTTCGCAATCGCCGGTGTCGGCGTCGGCCTCGGCGGTCCGGCGGCGTCCGCGGCGGCCGCGCGGACCGCCCCCGCGCCGCCCGGGATCACCTGGACGGCCTGCGGCGACGACGGCAAGGCCCAGTGCGGCACCCTCACGCTGCCCGTCGACTGGGACGATCCGGACGGTTCCACGTTCGAGCTCGCCGTCGCGCGCCGGACGGCGCTCGACCCGGGCGCCCGCATCGGCACGCTCGTCTTCGGCCCCGGCGGGCCGGGCGATTCGGGCGTCCACCGCGTCAGGGACGGCTTCGGCCGGTTCAGCGAGGACGTCCAGCGGCGTTTCGACATCGTCAGCTTCGACCCGCGCGGCGTGGGGGCGAGCGCGCCCATCACGTGCTCGGCCGAGATCGCGACGGCGCGTCCGTCCCCGATCATGACGGGCCGCGCGGACTTCGAGGCGACGCTCGCCTACAACGAGCGGGCCCGCGAGGACTGCATCGAGCATTCCGGGGCGATCTACAACAACGCCGACACGTTGAGCACGGTCAAGGACGTGGACGCGATCCGGAAGGCGCTCGGGGAGTCCCAGTTGACCTTCCATGGCAGCTCCTACGGGACGCTCCTCGGCGAGCAGTACGCCGAGACGTACCCGGGCCGTGTCCGCGCGATGGTGCTGGAGAGCGTCGTCGACCACAGCCGGCGGAACGTGCGTTCATTCCTGACGTCGCAGGCGTCCACGGCCCAGGACTCGTTCGACGAGTTCGTCGAGTGGTGTGACCGGACCGCCGACTGCGCCCTGCACGGACGGGACGTCCGTGGGATCTGGCAAGGTCTGCGAGAGCGCGCACGCCAGGGCGATCTGCCCGGGCTGCCGGAGGCCGGCCTCGTCCATGTCGCCTTCCGTGCGCTCTATGGCCCCGACTATCGCGAGCTGGCCGAAACCATCGCGAGCCTCGACGCGGGGGAGGAACCGCCCGCGAACCGCGGCGCAGGCGGCCCCACGGTCAAGGACCCCTTCACGGGCGTCTTCTGCTCGGACTGGGGTCTCCCCGTGCGCGACCACCGGCACTGGGAGCGGCTGATGCGCCGGGTGGAGAAGGTCGCGCCCGACATGTCGTACACGCGTCCCGTCCAGGCGGTGGCGGCCTGCCTCGGTTCCCCGCAGCCGGTCGCGAACCCGCAGCACCGCCTCCGGGTCCGCGACCTGCGGACGCCGATCCTGCTGTCGAACGCCGTGCACGACCCCGCGTCCGGATACGACTGGGCGACGAACGTGGCCCGGCAGCTCGGCCGCGACGGCGTCCTGCTCACCTACGAGGGCGCCGGGCACGGCACCTACACCCGGAGCGACTGCGTGCAGGAGACCATCGACCGCTACCTCATCGACCTGGAGGTCCCGGAGCGCGGCACCAGCTGCCCCGCCGTCCCGGCGACCTGA
- a CDS encoding DUF397 domain-containing protein encodes MVDRSYRGESPKWRKGSSSEPGGECVEVAVAGPSVLVRDSRDHGAGMLELDSVQWRTLTNAIRNGDLDGR; translated from the coding sequence ATGGTCGATCGGTCGTATCGGGGGGAGTCGCCGAAGTGGCGGAAGGGCAGTTCGAGCGAGCCCGGCGGCGAGTGCGTCGAAGTGGCGGTCGCCGGGCCGTCGGTGCTGGTCCGCGACTCGCGTGATCACGGCGCCGGAATGCTCGAACTCGACTCCGTCCAGTGGCGGACGCTGACGAACGCCATCCGGAACGGGGATCTGGACGGCCGCTGA